In one Butyrivibrio proteoclasticus B316 genomic region, the following are encoded:
- a CDS encoding phospho-sugar mutase, producing the protein MSDAKKQLEYWLGDSYFDEETKQELLSIRNDEAEVEDRFYRELEFGTGGLRGVIGAGTNRMNKYTVRKASQGLANYIKKNGGADAAKRGVAISFDCRKFSPEFADETALCLAANGIKAYVSDILRPTPELSFALREFGCIAGVMITASHNPPEYNGYKVYWEDGAQITPPHDTGIISEVMAITDYHDVKTMSKEDAIAAGLYVSFGEEIDDKYMVELKKQIIHKDVIDEMADKFTIVYSPFHGTGNLPVRRVLKELGFKNVFVVPEQELPDPEFTTLAYPNPEDPKAFELALKLAKEKDADIVLATDPDADRLGIYAKDNKTGEYVAFTGNMSGMLIGDYILRERQATGTMPANPAFVTTIVTTNMARVVAEKYGLHYIEVLTGFKYIGEQIKLFEQNGQSHNYVFGLEESYGCLAGTHARDKDAVVAVMMLCELAAFYKKQGKSVWDAMIDMYEEYGYYKEGQYSITMKGKEGAEQIAALMDRLRSNPPKEFGSFKVVEFRDYKTGKTLDMATGKEGQTGLPTSNVLYFALDNDAWCCARPSGTEPKIKFYMGVKGTGLEDADKLQKELTDAVKAVIG; encoded by the coding sequence ATGAGTGATGCTAAGAAACAGCTTGAATACTGGCTTGGTGATTCATATTTTGATGAGGAGACCAAGCAGGAACTTCTTTCTATCAGAAATGATGAGGCAGAAGTAGAGGATAGATTTTACAGAGAGCTTGAGTTTGGTACCGGCGGACTTCGTGGTGTTATCGGAGCAGGTACTAACAGAATGAATAAATACACAGTTCGTAAGGCTTCACAGGGTCTTGCTAACTATATCAAGAAAAATGGTGGTGCTGACGCAGCAAAGAGAGGTGTTGCTATTTCTTTTGACTGCAGAAAGTTTTCTCCTGAATTTGCCGATGAGACAGCACTTTGCCTTGCAGCTAACGGAATCAAGGCATATGTAAGTGATATTCTTCGTCCTACACCGGAGCTTTCTTTTGCACTCAGAGAGTTTGGATGTATTGCAGGTGTAATGATCACTGCTTCTCATAATCCGCCTGAGTACAACGGATACAAGGTATACTGGGAGGATGGCGCTCAGATCACACCACCTCATGATACAGGAATCATTTCAGAGGTAATGGCAATTACTGATTACCATGATGTTAAGACTATGTCCAAGGAAGATGCTATTGCAGCAGGACTTTATGTATCCTTTGGCGAAGAAATCGATGATAAGTATATGGTTGAGCTCAAGAAGCAGATCATCCACAAGGATGTTATCGATGAGATGGCTGATAAGTTTACAATCGTTTATTCACCATTCCATGGAACAGGTAACCTTCCTGTCAGACGTGTTCTCAAAGAGCTTGGCTTTAAGAATGTATTCGTAGTTCCTGAGCAGGAGCTTCCTGATCCTGAGTTTACAACACTTGCATATCCTAACCCTGAGGATCCTAAGGCTTTCGAACTTGCTCTTAAGCTTGCCAAGGAGAAGGATGCTGATATCGTTCTTGCTACAGATCCTGATGCTGACAGACTTGGTATCTATGCTAAAGATAACAAGACAGGCGAATATGTAGCATTTACAGGTAATATGTCAGGAATGCTCATCGGAGATTATATTCTTCGTGAGAGACAGGCTACAGGCACAATGCCGGCTAATCCTGCATTTGTTACAACTATTGTTACTACAAACATGGCCAGAGTCGTTGCTGAGAAATATGGCCTTCATTATATCGAAGTACTTACAGGATTTAAGTACATCGGTGAGCAGATCAAGCTGTTTGAGCAGAATGGCCAGTCTCACAACTATGTATTTGGTCTTGAGGAGTCTTATGGATGTCTTGCAGGAACACATGCAAGAGATAAGGATGCTGTTGTTGCAGTTATGATGCTGTGCGAGCTTGCTGCTTTCTACAAGAAGCAGGGCAAGAGCGTATGGGATGCCATGATCGACATGTACGAGGAGTACGGCTATTACAAGGAAGGCCAGTATTCAATCACTATGAAGGGCAAAGAGGGTGCTGAACAGATCGCCGCACTTATGGACAGACTTCGCAGCAATCCTCCTAAGGAATTTGGTTCATTCAAGGTAGTGGAGTTCAGAGATTACAAGACAGGCAAGACTCTTGATATGGCTACCGGCAAGGAAGGACAGACAGGGCTTCCTACATCAAACGTTCTGTACTTTGCTCTTGATAACGATGCATGGTGCTGCGCAAGACCTTCAGGAACAGAGCCTAAGATCAAGTTCTACATGGGCGTTAAGGGAACAGGACTTGAGGATGCTGACAAGCTTCAGAAAGAACTTACAGATGCTGTAAAGGCTGTAATTGGCTGA
- a CDS encoding glycosyltransferase, whose protein sequence is MGIRNAVRKTIAYQKRNGTRAAFFAALERVSDNIKDKYDYVPLSEEVLQEQKREYKLLAEAGNCVRFSIVVPLFNTPEKYLKEMIDSVIAQTYGNWELVLADASLGTSDVAREYADEDPRIKYYHLDKNDGISENTNRGLEKAQGDYIGLLDHDDILTPDALYEMSRVIRKSMKQNKLSRYQDCPVRLIYSDEDKYDGDRNSYFEHNPKPSFNMDYLMSNNYICHFTVMRSDVIKRLKLRSKYDGAQDFDLFLRATAEATLEMPMASGQIVHIGKVLYHWRCHKNSTAANPASKTYAYEAGKNALADLMKRYGISAEVEPLQHLGFYRINYVPDIFAGRRDVGCIGGKILSKRGRIVGGAYAKDKTLMYANLPEGYSGGIQHRAVLQQDCAAVDIRCLSVRPELIPLYEQVTGIKYEDKFHEALSQAKLSKEAGKHASWQAADDRFISFNQEEIVELSYRLCEEIRKKGYRVVWDPRAVQRID, encoded by the coding sequence ATGGGTATAAGAAATGCGGTCCGCAAGACAATTGCATATCAGAAACGCAATGGTACAAGGGCCGCATTTTTTGCTGCCCTTGAACGTGTTTCAGACAACATTAAAGATAAATATGATTATGTACCTCTTTCTGAAGAGGTGCTTCAGGAACAGAAGCGGGAGTACAAGCTCCTTGCTGAGGCGGGGAACTGCGTAAGATTTAGTATAGTAGTTCCTCTTTTTAATACTCCGGAGAAATATCTCAAGGAGATGATTGATTCTGTTATAGCTCAGACCTATGGAAACTGGGAACTGGTTCTTGCTGATGCTTCACTTGGCACTTCAGATGTTGCAAGGGAATATGCAGATGAGGACCCGAGGATCAAGTACTATCATCTGGATAAGAATGATGGGATATCCGAGAATACTAACAGAGGGCTTGAGAAAGCTCAGGGAGACTATATAGGTCTTTTGGATCACGATGATATTCTGACACCTGATGCTCTTTATGAAATGTCGCGTGTTATCAGAAAGAGTATGAAACAGAACAAATTATCAAGATATCAGGACTGTCCGGTTCGTCTGATCTATTCTGATGAAGATAAATATGATGGCGATAGAAACAGCTATTTTGAGCATAATCCCAAGCCATCTTTTAATATGGACTATCTCATGTCCAACAATTATATCTGCCATTTTACTGTGATGAGGTCAGATGTTATAAAGCGTCTCAAGCTTCGCTCAAAATATGACGGAGCTCAGGATTTTGACTTATTCCTCAGAGCTACAGCAGAGGCCACTCTTGAAATGCCTATGGCCTCCGGGCAGATAGTACATATAGGAAAGGTTTTGTACCACTGGAGGTGTCATAAGAATTCTACGGCAGCTAATCCTGCAAGTAAGACTTACGCTTATGAAGCAGGCAAGAATGCCTTGGCGGATCTTATGAAAAGATATGGTATAAGTGCTGAGGTTGAGCCGTTGCAGCACTTGGGCTTTTACCGCATAAATTATGTACCTGATATCTTTGCCGGAAGGAGAGATGTGGGCTGCATAGGAGGTAAGATCCTCAGCAAAAGAGGCAGGATTGTTGGTGGGGCATATGCCAAGGATAAAACATTGATGTATGCTAATCTTCCTGAAGGCTATAGCGGCGGAATTCAGCACAGGGCTGTTCTTCAGCAGGATTGTGCAGCGGTTGATATCAGATGCCTTTCTGTGAGACCGGAGCTCATCCCACTTTATGAGCAGGTCACCGGTATCAAATATGAAGATAAGTTTCATGAAGCCTTATCTCAAGCTAAGTTGAGTAAAGAGGCAGGTAAGCACGCTTCCTGGCAGGCTGCGGATGACAGATTCATCTCTTTTAACCAGGAAGAGATAGTAGAACTCAGCTATAGATTATGTGAAGAAATTAGGAAAAAGGGCTATAGGGTTGTGTGGGACCCAAGGGCTGTTCAGAGGATTGATTGA
- a CDS encoding glycosyltransferase family 2 protein: METVAVIIPNYNGQKYLGDCLKSLRKQSFQDFKVIMVDNGSSDGSISVVKRDFPEVQIIGLSDNTGFANAVNVGIKETGAKYVFLLNNDTVCEEGVIEALVKVLDKKKSVFSVQAKMLQIKEPHLIDDAGDYYCALGWAFAPSKDKDNSRYSRRINVTSACAGAAMYRREVFEEIGYFDEAHFCYLEDVDVGYRARLYGYDNVMEPGAIVYHVGSGSSGSRHNAFKVELTAANNLYFIYKNMNALQIIINLPLFLAGVIIKHIFYVRKGLGKAHLRGLSKGFSKIITNSDKRVRFGGRQIVNSLWLQLELWANCVRRLQ, translated from the coding sequence ATGGAAACTGTTGCGGTCATAATTCCGAATTATAACGGACAAAAGTATCTGGGTGATTGCTTAAAAAGTCTTAGAAAGCAGTCATTTCAGGACTTTAAAGTTATCATGGTGGATAATGGATCCTCTGATGGGAGTATTTCTGTAGTTAAAAGAGATTTCCCGGAGGTTCAGATAATAGGCCTTTCAGATAATACAGGATTTGCAAATGCTGTGAATGTCGGCATTAAAGAGACCGGAGCTAAATATGTGTTTCTTTTGAATAATGATACTGTATGCGAAGAGGGCGTTATAGAAGCCCTTGTGAAGGTTCTTGATAAAAAGAAATCTGTATTTAGTGTTCAGGCCAAGATGCTTCAGATAAAGGAACCACATCTTATTGACGATGCAGGAGACTATTACTGCGCACTTGGCTGGGCCTTTGCGCCTTCCAAGGATAAGGACAATTCCAGGTATTCCAGAAGAATAAATGTAACAAGCGCCTGTGCAGGTGCTGCCATGTACAGAAGAGAAGTGTTTGAGGAAATCGGATACTTTGATGAAGCGCACTTCTGCTATCTGGAAGATGTTGATGTAGGCTATAGGGCAAGATTATATGGGTATGACAATGTGATGGAACCGGGGGCGATAGTCTATCATGTTGGAAGCGGCAGCAGTGGTTCAAGGCACAATGCATTTAAGGTTGAATTAACTGCAGCTAATAACTTATACTTTATCTATAAAAACATGAATGCCCTCCAGATAATAATAAATCTTCCATTATTTCTGGCAGGTGTTATAATTAAGCATATTTTCTATGTGAGAAAAGGGTTGGGGAAGGCTCATTTACGAGGCCTTTCTAAAGGATTTTCCAAGATTATTACTAATTCAGATAAAAGAGTCAGGTTCGGCGGCAGACAGATTGTAAATAGCCTTTGGCTGCAGCTTGAACTATGGGCTAACTGCGTGAGGCGTCTTCAGTAG
- a CDS encoding undecaprenyl-phosphate glucose phosphotransferase — MIKDNQTHLNRAHVVVDGLLVAGSYMLSYYIKFESFIGDRNPAGHLAMETYFSALYFLVPGFLFLYYLVNLYTSRRALKLWDEFVDIVQANIVGVIGFYVILFMLKQNDFSRTMIAIFAIINVIVTTIAHGLLRKFLRYIRKKGYNIKHILLVGYSRAAEGYISRILENPQWGYDVAGILDDFVPVDTSYHGVKVVGKIDQLGDYLANGGYDEITITLPLNDYDRLEELVAQCEKSGVHTKFIPDYSSLFPSNPYTEDVQGLPVINIRYVPLTNSFNRMSKRLVDIVGSLLAIILFSPVMLAAAIAVKATSKGPIIYKQERIGLNGEPFMMYKFRTMKVQSEAEEKKGWTTKNDPRVTKVGALLRKTSIDEMPQFFNIFFGKMSLVGPRPERPQFVEKFKEQIPRYMVKHQVRPGLTGWAQINGYRGDTSIRKRIDYDIYYIENWSMTFDMKIILGTIRYGFVNKNAY; from the coding sequence ATGATCAAAGACAACCAGACACATTTGAATAGGGCACATGTTGTGGTGGACGGGCTGCTTGTTGCCGGTTCTTACATGTTGTCATATTATATCAAGTTCGAGTCATTTATCGGCGACAGAAATCCAGCTGGTCACCTTGCGATGGAGACCTACTTTTCTGCGCTGTATTTTTTGGTGCCCGGATTTCTTTTTCTGTATTATCTTGTAAATCTGTATACATCCCGAAGAGCGCTCAAGCTATGGGATGAATTTGTTGATATAGTTCAGGCTAATATTGTGGGTGTGATCGGGTTCTACGTAATACTGTTCATGCTCAAGCAGAACGACTTCTCGCGAACCATGATCGCCATCTTTGCGATAATAAATGTGATAGTTACGACTATAGCACATGGTCTTCTTCGTAAGTTTCTCAGGTATATCAGGAAAAAAGGTTATAATATCAAGCATATTCTACTGGTTGGATATTCAAGGGCTGCGGAAGGATATATCAGCAGGATACTTGAGAATCCTCAATGGGGATATGATGTAGCGGGTATTCTTGATGATTTTGTGCCGGTGGATACCAGCTATCACGGCGTCAAGGTTGTCGGCAAGATAGACCAGCTCGGCGATTATCTTGCAAACGGAGGATATGATGAGATCACTATCACACTTCCATTGAATGATTACGACAGGCTTGAAGAGCTCGTTGCCCAGTGTGAGAAATCCGGTGTTCATACCAAGTTTATTCCGGATTATTCATCTCTTTTCCCGAGTAATCCGTATACTGAGGATGTTCAGGGACTTCCTGTTATCAATATCAGGTATGTGCCGCTCACTAATTCCTTTAACAGAATGTCCAAGAGACTGGTTGATATAGTTGGTTCGCTTCTTGCAATCATTCTTTTTTCACCGGTTATGCTGGCTGCGGCTATTGCTGTTAAGGCGACCAGTAAAGGACCTATAATCTACAAGCAGGAGAGGATAGGGCTTAACGGCGAGCCATTTATGATGTACAAGTTCAGGACTATGAAGGTTCAGTCAGAAGCTGAGGAAAAGAAAGGCTGGACAACCAAGAATGACCCTAGAGTTACAAAGGTTGGAGCTCTTCTGAGAAAGACAAGTATCGATGAGATGCCTCAGTTCTTTAACATTTTCTTTGGCAAGATGAGTCTTGTAGGGCCGAGGCCTGAAAGACCTCAGTTTGTTGAGAAGTTCAAGGAACAGATTCCAAGGTATATGGTCAAGCATCAGGTAAGACCCGGACTTACAGGCTGGGCACAGATCAATGGATACAGGGGCGATACTTCGATCAGGAAGAGAATTGACTATGATATTTATTATATAGAGAACTGGTCTATGACTTTTGATATGAAGATAATACTGGGAACTATCAGATATGGCTTCGTAAATAAAAATGCTTATTGA
- a CDS encoding LCP family protein, producing MGNRDDEYYDRDDRRPSQRSSRDDRYRDNRDSRDSRRRDDYYEDDYDYDDRPARRRSSESSRSSSSSRNGSRSASGSRSASYGSSRSSSGRTSSGRNSSSRSGRSSGNGGSRGGRKKKNQKLGIILVLAEVAVACVLLFVAYQVFFKVDVTKVGKVNMNEEVINKSISETVAENKEMKGYTNIALFGVDSREGELTKKTRTDTIIIASINNDTGAVKLCSVYRDTYLNLSNDEYTKCNAAYAEGGPEQAISMLNMNLDMDIADFITIGFRGLTDVVDALGGVPIEVTDAEISHLNNYQATMAQELKMDYTPVQSAGLQTLNGLQATAYCRIRYTAGDDFKRAERQRTVLMACLDKAKNMSYSQLETVANKAFGETYTSLDLSEILDLLKNIANYEVVDNNGFPEESMRATGTIGKKGSCVVAVDLESNVKWLHQFLFEDSEYTVSDDVKKYSEKIHSDTSSYLN from the coding sequence ATGGGAAATCGTGACGACGAGTACTACGATAGAGATGACAGAAGACCATCTCAGAGAAGTTCAAGAGACGATAGATACAGGGACAACAGAGATAGTAGAGACAGTAGACGCAGAGATGACTACTACGAGGATGACTATGATTATGATGACAGACCTGCTCGCAGAAGATCATCAGAATCATCAAGAAGCTCTTCAAGTAGCAGAAACGGATCAAGAAGTGCATCAGGCAGCAGAAGTGCTTCATACGGTTCATCGAGAAGCTCATCCGGTAGAACATCTTCTGGAAGAAATTCTTCATCAAGATCAGGAAGATCTTCAGGAAATGGCGGATCAAGAGGCGGCAGGAAAAAGAAGAATCAGAAGCTTGGAATTATTCTTGTTTTAGCAGAAGTTGCTGTAGCATGCGTTTTATTATTTGTAGCATACCAGGTGTTCTTCAAGGTTGACGTTACCAAGGTTGGTAAGGTTAACATGAATGAAGAAGTGATCAATAAGAGTATCAGTGAGACGGTAGCAGAGAACAAAGAGATGAAGGGCTATACCAACATAGCGCTCTTTGGCGTTGACTCACGTGAGGGAGAACTTACCAAGAAGACCAGAACAGATACGATCATCATTGCTTCTATCAACAATGATACAGGTGCAGTTAAGCTTTGCTCAGTTTATCGTGATACATATCTTAACCTTAGTAATGATGAGTACACAAAGTGTAATGCGGCTTATGCAGAAGGCGGTCCTGAGCAGGCTATTTCAATGCTCAACATGAACCTTGATATGGATATTGCAGACTTTATCACTATCGGATTCAGAGGACTTACAGATGTAGTTGATGCTCTTGGAGGTGTGCCAATCGAGGTAACAGATGCTGAGATATCTCATCTTAATAACTACCAGGCTACTATGGCTCAGGAACTCAAGATGGATTACACACCTGTTCAGAGTGCAGGACTTCAGACTCTTAACGGACTTCAGGCTACTGCTTACTGCCGTATCAGATATACAGCAGGCGATGACTTCAAACGTGCTGAGAGACAGAGAACAGTACTTATGGCTTGTCTTGACAAGGCCAAGAACATGAGCTATTCACAGCTTGAGACTGTTGCCAACAAGGCATTTGGAGAGACCTATACTTCACTTGATCTTAGTGAGATTCTTGATCTTCTCAAGAATATTGCCAATTATGAAGTTGTTGACAATAATGGATTCCCTGAGGAATCAATGCGTGCAACAGGAACAATTGGTAAGAAGGGTAGCTGCGTTGTAGCTGTAGATCTTGAGTCTAATGTTAAGTGGCTTCACCAGTTCCTTTTCGAGGATTCAGAATATACTGTTTCTGATGATGTTAAGAAGTACAGTGAAAAAATTCATTCTGATACAAGTTCTTATCTTAATTAA
- a CDS encoding glycosyltransferase family 2 protein: MKTVDVIIPTYKPDISVFRLIDDLERQSVRPEHIIIMNTEEKYWTDLITSSKENPQDKYDNIIVKHVTKAEFDHGETRNQGVLLSDADCFLMMTQDAFPKDKMLISSLIKALDDDVAAAYARQYPKTDCNLAERYSRKFNYPNEPMKKTQKDVEKLGIKTYFCSNVCAMYRRDIYNEIGGFTHKTIFNEDMVYAGNACQRGYAICYVPEAGVIHSHNYSCAQQFHRNFDLGVSQTDHPEVFGGISSESEGKKMVVQTIQHFRHIGKAYMIPHYIIMCGCRFVGYKLGRNYKKLPKGFVRACSLNKEYWN, from the coding sequence ATGAAAACTGTAGATGTAATTATTCCCACCTACAAACCTGATATATCTGTATTTAGGCTGATTGATGATCTGGAGAGACAGTCTGTCAGACCAGAGCATATCATTATAATGAATACTGAGGAAAAATACTGGACAGATCTGATTACTTCCAGCAAAGAAAATCCTCAGGATAAGTACGACAATATCATAGTCAAACATGTTACTAAGGCGGAGTTTGACCATGGCGAGACCAGAAATCAGGGTGTTTTATTATCTGATGCGGATTGTTTCCTTATGATGACTCAGGATGCCTTCCCCAAGGATAAGATGCTTATCTCAAGTCTTATCAAGGCATTGGATGACGATGTGGCAGCAGCTTATGCAAGACAGTATCCCAAAACTGACTGTAATCTTGCAGAACGTTATTCCAGAAAATTCAATTATCCGAATGAGCCCATGAAGAAGACTCAGAAGGATGTTGAAAAGCTTGGCATCAAGACTTACTTTTGCTCAAATGTATGTGCCATGTACAGACGTGATATATATAACGAGATTGGTGGGTTTACTCATAAGACTATTTTTAATGAGGACATGGTTTATGCTGGAAATGCATGCCAGAGAGGATATGCTATTTGCTATGTGCCGGAAGCCGGGGTGATCCATTCACATAACTATTCATGTGCACAGCAGTTTCACCGTAATTTTGATCTTGGAGTTTCACAGACTGATCACCCGGAAGTATTTGGAGGAATCAGTTCTGAATCAGAAGGCAAAAAGATGGTGGTTCAGACTATTCAGCATTTCAGACATATCGGCAAGGCTTATATGATCCCACATTATATTATTATGTGCGGTTGCAGATTTGTTGGTTACAAGCTGGGAAGAAACTATAAGAAACTGCCTAAGGGCTTTGTCAGAGCTTGTAGTCTTAACAAGGAATATTGGAATTGA
- a CDS encoding GTP pyrophosphokinase, with translation MELDLAGSNIKISDDINTWEEVNLLYNSALKQITTKIEILNEEFQEVHKYNPIEHTKARLKSPESIVKKLKRNGYESTIGNMVRYVNDIAGVRIICSFTSDIYKIAEMISNQKDIQVLTVKDYIMNPKPSGYRSYHMIVSLPVYLSDRIVNVKVEIQIRTVAMDFWASLEHKIQYKFEGKAPTHINSELHECAKMVASLDARMLSLNEEILALEGK, from the coding sequence ATGGAACTGGATCTTGCAGGAAGCAATATAAAGATTTCTGATGATATTAACACCTGGGAGGAAGTTAACCTCCTTTATAACTCTGCACTCAAGCAGATTACTACCAAGATAGAGATTCTCAACGAGGAATTTCAGGAGGTACATAAATATAACCCGATCGAGCATACCAAGGCAAGACTCAAGAGTCCTGAGAGTATAGTTAAAAAGCTCAAGAGAAATGGCTACGAGTCTACTATCGGCAATATGGTCCGCTACGTCAATGATATAGCAGGCGTTAGAATCATATGTTCATTTACATCTGATATTTACAAGATTGCTGAGATGATCAGTAATCAGAAGGATATTCAGGTCCTTACAGTCAAGGACTACATCATGAACCCTAAGCCCAGTGGATACAGGAGTTATCATATGATAGTTTCTCTGCCGGTATATCTGTCCGACAGGATTGTTAACGTTAAGGTTGAGATACAGATCAGAACTGTTGCAATGGATTTCTGGGCATCTTTAGAGCATAAAATTCAATATAAGTTTGAGGGTAAAGCTCCGACTCATATAAATTCTGAGCTGCACGAATGTGCCAAGATGGTTGCAAGCCTCGACGCGAGAATGCTGTCTCTTAATGAGGAAATTCTGGCACTTGAGGGGAAATGA